In a single window of the Streptomyces sp. NBC_00094 genome:
- a CDS encoding protein kinase, producing the protein MTVIAGRYRLLGVLAEGATGTVWRALDETLVREVALKEFRAPAGLPADEVPLSYARLEREARAAARISHPSLVTVHGVATEDGRPWVVMELVRGLTLAETLEADGPLPPPEAARVGAEVLAALRAAREAGIPHPGVEPGHVLLANDGRIVVTGCGTGVGAASEDVPDPAAELRALGALLDAATGGDAGPLASVIEGVRSDGPESPLTIDQAERELRRLAPGAGPRSAGSVRPGSGAPGSVHTESAHSESVRTESSTRRPREDGDEDPPAGRSTGPAGGSRSPRRPGPRPARPRRGPVLTAGLVGVLLITGSLTYRLVRDEEPGAGPGPGGVTSTAPARPDATGTGDGPAATPPR; encoded by the coding sequence ATGACGGTGATCGCGGGTCGTTACCGGCTTCTGGGCGTTCTCGCGGAGGGGGCGACGGGGACCGTCTGGCGCGCCCTCGACGAGACCCTCGTCCGCGAGGTGGCCCTCAAGGAGTTCCGCGCCCCGGCCGGACTCCCGGCCGACGAAGTCCCTCTGTCGTACGCGCGCCTGGAGCGCGAGGCGCGGGCAGCGGCCCGGATCTCGCACCCCTCGCTGGTGACGGTGCACGGAGTGGCCACCGAGGACGGACGGCCATGGGTGGTCATGGAGCTGGTCCGCGGCCTCACCCTCGCCGAGACCCTGGAGGCCGACGGCCCCCTGCCCCCGCCGGAGGCCGCGCGCGTCGGCGCCGAGGTCCTCGCCGCGCTGCGGGCGGCGCGGGAGGCGGGCATCCCCCACCCGGGTGTGGAACCGGGGCACGTCCTGCTCGCCAACGACGGACGGATCGTCGTCACCGGATGCGGTACGGGAGTCGGCGCCGCATCGGAGGACGTTCCCGACCCGGCGGCGGAACTGAGGGCCCTCGGTGCGCTCCTCGACGCTGCCACCGGAGGCGACGCCGGGCCGCTGGCCTCCGTGATCGAGGGAGTGCGGAGCGACGGCCCGGAGTCACCCCTGACCATCGATCAGGCCGAGCGGGAGCTACGGCGGCTGGCCCCGGGCGCCGGACCCCGGAGTGCGGGGTCCGTCCGGCCGGGGTCCGGCGCGCCGGGGTCCGTCCACACGGAGTCCGCCCACTCGGAGTCCGTCCGTACGGAGTCCTCGACCCGGAGGCCGAGGGAGGACGGGGACGAGGATCCGCCGGCCGGAAGGTCGACGGGTCCCGCAGGTGGCTCGCGGTCACCCCGCCGACCGGGACCGCGCCCGGCACGGCCCCGACGGGGCCCGGTCCTCACGGCCGGGCTCGTCGGAGTCCTGCTGATCACGGGGTCGTTGACCTATCGGCTCGTACGGGACGAGGAGCCGGGCGCCGGTCCCGGTCCGGGTGGGGTGACGAGCACCGCTCCGGCCAGGCCCGACGCCACGGGTACGGGCGACGGCCCTGCCGCTACGCCGCCCCGTTGA
- a CDS encoding SGNH/GDSL hydrolase family protein, translating to MRLSRFAALSSSLLLGAVLALTGASAAQAAETAALDYVALGDSYSSGVGAGSYDSASGDCKRSTKAYPVLWKNANAPSSFAFTACSGARTGDVTANQLAPLSAATDLVSITIGGNDAGFADVMTTCVLQSESTCINRVNQARAYVDSTLPGKLDSVYTAIRNKAPVARVVVLGYPRFYQLGGSCIAGLSENERKAINGASDYLNAAVAKRAADHGYTFASVVPPFTGHEICSGSAWLHSVNWLNIGESYHPTAAGQSGGYLPSFNGAA from the coding sequence ATGAGACTGTCCCGCTTCGCGGCCCTTTCGTCCTCGCTCCTGCTCGGTGCCGTCCTCGCCCTCACCGGGGCGAGCGCCGCACAGGCAGCCGAAACCGCCGCACTCGACTACGTGGCGCTGGGGGACTCGTACTCCTCGGGCGTCGGCGCCGGCAGCTACGACAGCGCCAGCGGCGACTGCAAGCGCTCCACGAAGGCCTATCCGGTGCTGTGGAAGAACGCCAACGCCCCCTCGTCCTTCGCTTTCACCGCCTGCTCGGGCGCCCGAACGGGTGATGTGACCGCGAATCAGCTCGCCCCCCTGTCCGCCGCCACCGACCTGGTCTCGATCACGATCGGGGGTAACGACGCCGGTTTCGCCGACGTCATGACGACCTGTGTGCTGCAGTCCGAGAGCACCTGCATCAACCGTGTGAATCAGGCCAGGGCCTACGTGGACTCCACGCTGCCCGGCAAGCTCGACTCGGTCTACACGGCCATCAGGAACAAGGCGCCCGTCGCCCGGGTCGTCGTCCTCGGCTACCCGCGCTTCTACCAGTTGGGCGGCAGCTGTATCGCCGGTCTGAGCGAGAACGAGCGCAAGGCCATCAACGGCGCCTCCGACTACCTCAACGCGGCCGTCGCCAAGCGCGCCGCCGACCACGGCTACACCTTCGCCAGCGTCGTCCCGCCCTTCACCGGCCACGAGATCTGCTCGGGATCCGCCTGGCTCCACAGCGTCAACTGGCTCAACATCGGCGAGTCCTACCACCCGACCGCCGCCGGACAGTCCGGCGGCTACCTGCCCTCCTTCAACGGGGCGGCGTAG
- a CDS encoding glycosyltransferase family 2 protein: MSSFLRPAITGQEMTEPSRIAAQYRAITSHLAITPPVSVVIPAMNEAENLPYVFKTLPEWIHEVVLVDGNSTDDTVNVARELWPDVKVIKQVGKGKGDALISGFAACTGDIIVMVDADGSADGQEIVSYVSALVGGADFAKGSRFANGGGTDDMTTIRRLGNWALCSLVNRKFGARYTDLCYGYNAFWRHCLDKVTLDCTGFEIETLINIRVVKAGLKVQEVPSHEYLRIHGVSNLNAVRDGIRVLKVILKEKGVRKAARRRPAAFSVNVPRGEVS; this comes from the coding sequence ATGAGCTCGTTCCTGCGCCCTGCCATCACGGGCCAAGAAATGACCGAGCCGAGTCGAATAGCGGCCCAGTACCGGGCCATCACCTCGCATTTGGCGATCACTCCTCCCGTGAGTGTCGTCATTCCCGCGATGAATGAGGCAGAAAATCTTCCGTACGTCTTCAAGACGTTGCCGGAATGGATTCACGAAGTCGTGCTCGTGGACGGAAATTCCACCGACGACACCGTGAACGTCGCCCGCGAACTCTGGCCGGACGTCAAGGTCATCAAGCAGGTCGGCAAGGGCAAGGGCGACGCGCTGATCAGCGGCTTCGCCGCCTGCACCGGCGACATCATCGTCATGGTCGACGCCGACGGCTCGGCCGACGGCCAGGAGATCGTCTCGTACGTCTCCGCCCTCGTCGGCGGCGCCGACTTCGCCAAGGGCTCCCGATTCGCCAACGGCGGCGGCACGGACGACATGACGACCATTCGCCGACTCGGCAACTGGGCCCTCTGCTCGCTCGTCAATCGCAAATTCGGCGCCCGCTACACCGACCTCTGCTACGGCTACAACGCCTTCTGGCGCCACTGCCTCGACAAGGTCACCCTCGACTGCACCGGATTCGAGATCGAGACCCTCATCAACATCCGGGTCGTCAAGGCCGGCCTCAAGGTGCAGGAGGTGCCCAGCCACGAGTACCTGCGCATCCACGGCGTCAGCAACCTCAACGCCGTGCGGGACGGGATCCGGGTCCTCAAGGTCATCCTGAAGGAGAAGGGCGTCCGGAAGGCGGCCCGCCGCCGGCCCGCCGCGTTCTCCGTCAACGTCCCCCGGGGAGAGGTGTCTTGA
- a CDS encoding glycosyltransferase family 2 protein gives MSDRTSPHGFSVVICVYTEERWEDILAAVDSVRKQSLPPLETLLVVDHNERLLERLTEEYADVRLHEEVRVLANAGPRGLSSGRNTGIAAARGEFVAFLDDDAVAERDWLHHFAAAYDDAHVMAVGGRTLPAWASGRRPAWFPEEFDWVVGCTYRGLPPGRVRVRNVLGGNASFRRTAFDAAGGFATGIGRDGDRRPLGCEETELCIRLAKALPGAVLLIDDRAVIHHKVPAARERFGYFRTRVYAEGLSKALVAQSVGAQKGLESERRYTTRVLPAGVLRGMRDALRGRSGGAGRAGAIVTGVTVAAGGYALGTLRARRGGPTFSWGPIERAESATTRDDTTRDVTTEDGTTRDGMVEDAATSHGIVEDTATEGATT, from the coding sequence TTGAGCGACCGCACGTCCCCACACGGCTTCTCGGTGGTGATCTGCGTCTACACGGAGGAGCGGTGGGAGGACATCCTCGCCGCCGTCGACTCCGTCCGGAAACAGTCGCTTCCGCCGCTGGAGACGCTGCTCGTGGTCGACCACAACGAGCGGCTGCTGGAGCGGCTCACCGAGGAGTACGCGGACGTACGGCTCCACGAGGAGGTGCGGGTGCTCGCCAACGCGGGCCCCCGCGGCCTCTCCTCCGGCCGCAACACCGGAATCGCCGCCGCCCGTGGCGAGTTCGTGGCCTTCCTCGACGACGACGCCGTCGCCGAGCGGGACTGGCTCCACCACTTCGCCGCCGCCTACGACGACGCGCACGTCATGGCCGTCGGCGGCCGTACCCTGCCCGCCTGGGCCTCCGGCCGCCGCCCGGCCTGGTTCCCCGAGGAGTTCGACTGGGTCGTCGGCTGTACGTACCGGGGCCTGCCCCCGGGCCGGGTCCGGGTACGCAACGTCCTGGGCGGCAACGCCTCCTTCCGTCGTACGGCCTTCGACGCGGCGGGCGGCTTCGCCACCGGCATCGGCCGGGACGGCGACCGGCGGCCCCTCGGCTGCGAGGAGACGGAGCTGTGCATCCGGCTGGCCAAGGCGCTGCCCGGAGCGGTCCTGCTCATCGACGACCGTGCGGTCATCCACCACAAGGTGCCCGCCGCCCGCGAGCGCTTCGGGTACTTCCGTACCCGGGTCTACGCCGAGGGACTCTCCAAGGCGCTCGTCGCGCAGAGCGTCGGCGCACAGAAGGGCCTGGAGTCCGAACGGCGGTACACGACACGGGTGTTGCCCGCCGGCGTCCTGCGCGGGATGCGCGACGCCCTGCGCGGCCGCTCCGGCGGAGCCGGTCGGGCCGGGGCGATCGTGACCGGGGTGACGGTCGCGGCCGGCGGCTACGCGCTCGGCACCCTGCGGGCCCGGCGCGGCGGACCGACCTTCTCGTGGGGGCCGATCGAACGAGCCGAGTCCGCCACCACGAGGGATGACACCACCAGGGACGTCACCACCGAAGACGGCACCACCAGGGACGGCATGGTCGAGGACGCCGCCACCAGCCACGGCATCGTCGAGGACACCGCCACCGAAGGAGCGACCACGTGA